The following proteins are co-located in the Tardibacter chloracetimidivorans genome:
- the thrC gene encoding threonine synthase, with translation MRYISTRGRAPALSFEEVTLAGLASDGGLYVPESWPQLSVETLRSLRTASYVETAVAVMAPFVGDALSEDELRDLCAEAYGRFDHAGVTPLVQLDHRHWLLELFHGPTLAFKDVALQLLGLLFERFLSRRDMHVTIVGATSGDTGSAAIDAVAGREKIDIFMLHPQGRVSDVQRRQMTTVMAPNVHNIAIDGSFDDAQALVKAMFNDRAFAGRHNLSAVNSINWARLMAQVVYYVYAAVRLGAPDRQVAFSVPTGNFGDVFAGYVASKMGLPVARLLVATNVNDILHRALSAGDYSVGTVTPTVAPSMDIQVSSNFERLLFDLHGRDGAALEAAMQSFETAKTLAITEAQRAQAAHLFSSASIDEDAMALVMRWASAEAGQVIDPHTAIGLAAARLSDEVPAEVPVVTLATAHPAKFRDAVERATGIRPHLPTRVSGLFDREERFETLPADLKAIQAHIDAKSEKR, from the coding sequence ATGCGATACATCAGCACCCGCGGCCGCGCGCCCGCGCTCAGTTTCGAAGAAGTGACCCTGGCGGGGCTTGCCAGCGACGGCGGGCTTTATGTGCCGGAAAGCTGGCCCCAGCTTTCGGTGGAGACGCTCAGGTCGCTGCGCACCGCAAGCTATGTGGAAACGGCGGTTGCCGTGATGGCCCCGTTCGTCGGCGATGCGCTGAGCGAGGACGAGCTTCGCGACCTGTGCGCCGAGGCCTATGGCCGGTTCGACCATGCGGGTGTCACGCCGCTGGTGCAGCTTGACCATCGCCACTGGCTGCTGGAGCTGTTCCACGGGCCGACACTCGCCTTCAAGGATGTGGCGCTTCAACTGCTCGGCCTCCTGTTCGAACGGTTCCTGTCGCGCCGCGACATGCATGTCACCATCGTCGGCGCGACCAGCGGAGACACCGGCTCGGCGGCGATCGACGCCGTTGCGGGGCGCGAGAAGATCGACATCTTCATGCTCCATCCGCAGGGCCGCGTGTCCGACGTGCAGCGCCGTCAGATGACGACGGTCATGGCCCCCAACGTCCACAATATCGCCATCGACGGTAGCTTTGACGATGCGCAGGCGCTGGTGAAGGCGATGTTCAACGATCGTGCCTTTGCCGGGCGGCACAATCTGTCGGCGGTCAATTCGATCAACTGGGCCCGACTGATGGCGCAGGTGGTCTATTATGTCTATGCCGCCGTGCGGCTTGGCGCGCCCGATCGCCAGGTCGCCTTTTCGGTGCCTACCGGCAATTTCGGCGATGTCTTTGCGGGCTATGTCGCATCGAAGATGGGCCTGCCGGTCGCGCGGCTGCTGGTCGCGACCAACGTCAACGACATCCTCCACCGTGCGCTGTCGGCGGGCGACTATTCCGTCGGCACGGTCACTCCAACCGTCGCGCCATCGATGGACATTCAGGTTTCGTCCAACTTCGAGCGGCTGCTGTTCGACCTTCACGGGCGCGACGGGGCCGCGCTTGAAGCCGCCATGCAGTCTTTTGAGACCGCAAAAACGCTCGCGATCACCGAGGCGCAGCGGGCGCAGGCGGCGCATCTCTTCTCAAGCGCGAGCATCGACGAGGATGCAATGGCGCTGGTGATGCGCTGGGCTTCTGCCGAGGCGGGGCAGGTGATCGATCCGCACACCGCCATCGGCCTTGCCGCGGCCCGGCTTTCCGACGAGGTGCCGGCCGAAGTGCCGGTGGTGACGCTTGCAACCGCGCATCCCGCCAAGTTCCGCGACGCGGTGGAAAGGGCGACGGGCATTCGTCCCCATCTCCCGACGCGGGTCTCGGGCCTGTTCGATCGCGAGGAGCGGTTCGAGACGCTTCCGGCCGATCTGAAGGCGA